The Prevotella sp. oral taxon 299 str. F0039 genome has a segment encoding these proteins:
- a CDS encoding BT_3928 family protein, with the protein MSSIKNIIVNLCRFFLAITFIFSGYVKAVDPLGTQYKLQEYLESVSLYSFIPSWLLLVIAVLIAAIEFSLGIFALFAVRRRSTSKWLLVIMSIMTIITLVVYFFNPITDCGCFGDAIKLTNGQTLLKNIILLGCSALLCYCPLRMIRFISKNNQWILINYTILFILVTSIYSLYKLPIFDFRPYHIGADIKKGMEIPNGAEAPQYETTFILKKGDVQKEFTLNDYPDNSWTFVDSKTKLVKEGYVPPIKDFSISTKGGKDITNAILNNKGYTFLLIAPWLEKADDTNFGEIDRVYEYALDKGYPFYCLTASSEKGIHSWIELTGAEYPFCYTDGTTLKTIIRSNPGLVLLKDGKVVNKWSHNDFPKDDQLEGNLEVLDISKPYIASTITKISKIFLWYLLPLILLSIADRIWAWSRWIKDKEQSNKLYNKLFKKKINMRKKIVAGNWKMNMNLQEGLALAKELNDTLTVNKPNCDVVICTPFIHLAMAAQTLNSEVVGLGAENCADKEKGAYTGEVSAEMVKSTGAQYVILGHSERRQYYGETPEILKEKVLLALKNNLKVIFCIGESLEEREANKQNEVVKAELEGSVFNLTAEEFKNVIIAYEPIWAIGTGKTATSEQAEEIHSYIRSVVAEKYGDAVAQETSILYGGSCNAKNAAELFSKVDIDGGLIGGASLKAADFLGVIDGWKK; encoded by the coding sequence GTGAGTAGTATTAAGAATATCATAGTGAACTTGTGTCGCTTTTTTTTAGCGATTACATTCATTTTTTCGGGATATGTTAAGGCTGTAGACCCGCTTGGGACACAATATAAACTGCAAGAATATCTCGAAAGTGTATCTTTATACTCTTTTATACCAAGCTGGTTGCTTTTGGTTATTGCCGTTCTTATTGCGGCAATAGAATTTTCTTTAGGTATATTCGCATTGTTTGCTGTTCGCAGAAGGTCTACTTCTAAGTGGTTATTGGTGATTATGTCGATAATGACAATCATCACTTTAGTCGTTTATTTCTTTAATCCTATAACAGATTGTGGTTGTTTTGGTGATGCAATAAAATTGACAAACGGACAAACCTTACTAAAAAATATCATCTTATTGGGCTGTTCTGCGCTCTTATGTTATTGTCCTTTGCGAATGATTCGATTCATTTCGAAAAATAATCAATGGATTCTTATCAATTATACCATTCTCTTTATCTTGGTTACAAGCATTTATAGTTTATATAAACTGCCTATATTTGATTTTCGACCATATCATATTGGAGCAGATATAAAAAAGGGAATGGAGATTCCAAATGGTGCTGAAGCACCTCAATACGAAACCACCTTTATATTAAAGAAAGGTGATGTGCAGAAAGAATTCACATTAAATGATTATCCAGATAACTCTTGGACTTTTGTAGATTCAAAGACAAAGCTTGTTAAAGAAGGCTATGTACCGCCAATAAAAGACTTCTCGATTTCTACAAAAGGTGGTAAAGACATAACAAATGCTATTCTAAATAATAAAGGATATACCTTCTTATTGATTGCGCCTTGGTTGGAAAAAGCAGATGATACCAATTTTGGTGAGATTGATAGAGTATACGAATATGCCCTAGATAAAGGCTATCCCTTTTATTGTTTAACTGCAAGTAGTGAGAAGGGAATTCACTCTTGGATTGAACTTACAGGTGCAGAATATCCTTTTTGTTATACAGATGGAACGACATTAAAAACAATAATAAGAAGTAATCCAGGCTTAGTGTTATTGAAAGACGGAAAAGTTGTGAATAAATGGAGTCACAATGATTTTCCTAAAGACGATCAGTTAGAGGGTAACTTAGAGGTTCTTGATATTTCAAAACCCTATATTGCAAGTACAATAACCAAAATATCAAAAATCTTTTTGTGGTATTTATTACCCTTAATCCTACTCTCTATTGCTGATAGAATATGGGCTTGGAGTCGCTGGATCAAAGATAAAGAACAATCAAATAAATTATATAACAAACTCTTTAAAAAGAAAATAAATATGAGAAAGAAAATTGTAGCAGGTAATTGGAAGATGAATATGAACCTGCAAGAAGGCTTAGCGTTAGCTAAAGAACTAAACGACACACTAACAGTAAATAAACCTAACTGCGATGTTGTTATTTGTACACCATTTATTCACTTAGCAATGGCAGCACAAACTCTTAACTCTGAAGTTGTAGGACTTGGTGCAGAGAACTGTGCAGACAAAGAAAAAGGAGCTTACACAGGTGAAGTTTCTGCTGAAATGGTAAAGAGTACAGGTGCTCAATACGTTATTCTTGGTCACTCAGAACGTCGTCAATATTATGGAGAAACACCAGAAATATTAAAAGAAAAAGTTCTTTTAGCTCTTAAAAATAATCTTAAAGTGATCTTCTGTATTGGTGAATCACTTGAAGAAAGAGAAGCTAACAAACAAAACGAAGTTGTTAAAGCTGAACTAGAAGGTTCTGTTTTCAACCTAACAGCAGAAGAATTCAAAAACGTAATCATTGCTTATGAGCCAATTTGGGCTATTGGTACTGGTAAAACTGCTACTTCTGAGCAAGCAGAAGAAATACATTCATACATTCGTTCAGTAGTTGCTGAGAAGTATGGAGATGCAGTTGCACAAGAAACTAGCATCCTTTATGGTGGAAGCTGTAATGCAAAGAATGCAGCAGAGCTATTCTCTAAGGTTGATATCGATGGGGGCTTGATTGGTGGTGCATCATTAAAAGCTGCAGATTTCTTAGGCGTTATCGACGGTTGGAAGAAATAA
- a CDS encoding SPOR domain-containing protein: protein MKRLVALFILVLIGVKMLCAQTYTEHIQQRKPNQGTVVINQSKEISELVNGAKTGSVTPVAPASQKEKTTISQDNKTADKTQTATLPNASIKQSPTNSTTVTKQDGDSKKDYTKHEQDKKKVETPQDDKELEIPVIDTRKKVMLGSYKVDGYRVQVYAGGNSRKDRQTAEDIGTKLKISFPTEPVYVHFYSPRWICRIGNYRSYDEAVRMLKEVKAMGFKQAALVRGKITVQN from the coding sequence ATGAAACGTTTAGTTGCATTGTTTATTCTTGTGCTTATCGGAGTTAAAATGTTATGTGCACAGACCTACACCGAGCATATACAGCAACGCAAACCAAACCAAGGAACAGTTGTAATAAACCAAAGTAAAGAGATTTCTGAATTGGTTAATGGGGCTAAAACGGGTTCCGTTACACCCGTTGCGCCTGCTTCTCAAAAAGAAAAAACTACTATTTCACAGGATAATAAGACTGCGGATAAAACACAAACAGCCACTCTCCCTAATGCTTCAATTAAGCAATCTCCCACTAATAGTACCACAGTAACAAAGCAAGATGGTGATTCTAAAAAGGATTATACAAAACACGAACAAGATAAGAAGAAAGTAGAAACCCCTCAAGACGATAAAGAATTAGAAATACCAGTTATCGATACCCGAAAGAAAGTGATGCTTGGTAGTTATAAAGTAGATGGTTATCGTGTGCAAGTTTATGCAGGAGGAAACTCTAGAAAAGATCGTCAAACAGCTGAAGATATAGGTACTAAGCTTAAAATAAGTTTTCCTACCGAACCTGTTTATGTGCATTTTTATTCACCAAGATGGATTTGTCGTATAGGTAACTATCGTTCTTATGATGAAGCTGTGCGTATGCTTAAAGAAGTAAAGGCAATGGGTTTTAAACAAGCAGCATTGGTAAGAGGTAAGATTACGGTTCAAAACTAA